One window of Xanthomonas sp. 10-10 genomic DNA carries:
- a CDS encoding HlyD family secretion protein, producing MNTTADPTADSDRARRRRRRIAGAIGFGGLALIGVALVLYAWRLPPFVSAIERTENAMVHGQITVIAPQVSGYVTQVTVQDFAHVKRGQLLATIDNRIYAQQLEQAKAQVQTAQANLANWEQQRHSAEATIAEQRAALSSNRALSDRTRSAYARAQQLADQKLVSEQDRDTAFAARAQATAGVAQARAAVQAAEENARSVTVNRAALEAAVANAQAAVQLAQINLDNTRILAPRDGQLGQLGVRQGAYVTNGTQLMSLVPDTLWIVANFKETQMAKIRIGQRASFTVDALDNARLQGHVQEISPAAGSEFSVLPADNATGNFVKIAQRIPLRISVDPDQPLAPRLRPGMSVVVAVDTDSKAD from the coding sequence ATGAATACAACTGCCGACCCCACTGCCGACTCCGATCGCGCCCGTCGCCGCCGTCGCCGCATCGCCGGCGCGATTGGGTTTGGCGGGCTTGCCCTGATCGGGGTGGCGCTGGTGCTGTACGCATGGCGGCTGCCACCGTTCGTCAGCGCGATCGAGCGCACCGAAAATGCCATGGTGCATGGCCAGATCACCGTCATTGCGCCGCAGGTCAGCGGCTATGTCACGCAGGTCACCGTGCAGGATTTTGCGCATGTCAAACGTGGCCAGCTGCTGGCCACCATCGACAACCGCATTTACGCCCAGCAGCTCGAACAGGCCAAGGCGCAAGTGCAGACGGCGCAAGCCAATCTCGCCAACTGGGAGCAGCAACGCCATAGCGCGGAAGCGACCATCGCCGAGCAACGCGCAGCGCTGAGCAGCAATCGGGCGCTGAGCGATCGCACGCGCTCGGCCTATGCGCGTGCGCAACAGCTGGCCGACCAGAAACTGGTGTCCGAACAGGACCGCGACACCGCCTTTGCCGCGCGCGCCCAGGCCACCGCCGGCGTAGCGCAGGCGCGTGCGGCAGTGCAGGCCGCGGAAGAAAACGCACGTAGCGTCACCGTCAATCGCGCAGCGCTCGAAGCGGCAGTGGCCAATGCGCAAGCGGCCGTGCAACTGGCGCAGATCAACCTGGACAACACGCGCATCCTGGCCCCGCGCGATGGCCAGCTCGGCCAGCTCGGCGTACGTCAGGGCGCCTACGTCACCAACGGCACGCAGTTGATGTCGCTGGTGCCGGACACGCTGTGGATCGTGGCCAATTTCAAGGAGACCCAGATGGCGAAGATCCGTATCGGCCAACGCGCCAGCTTTACCGTCGATGCCCTGGACAACGCACGCCTGCAAGGCCACGTGCAGGAAATCTCTCCGGCCGCCGGCTCCGAATTCAGCGTGCTGCCGGCCGACAACGCCACCGGCAACTTCGTCAAGATCGCCCAGCGTATTCCGCTGCGCATCAGCGTCGACCCCGACCAGCCGCTGGCGCCGCGCCTGCGCCCGGGCATGTCGGTGGTGGTGGCGGTCGATACAGACAGCAAGGCCGATTGA
- a CDS encoding GNAT family N-acetyltransferase gives MPSTSTPPLHWQQLRFTQLSTLQLYALLRLRTDVFVVEQQCAYPELDGKDTDPGVLHVLGTTHTSALAAYLRVLPPGLSYAEPSIGRVVVAAASRGTGLAHALLREGIGLVHTHWPGSAIQLGAQAHLQSFYAAHGFAPSSAPYLEDGIPHLDMLRPAGAATMEST, from the coding sequence ATGCCTTCCACATCCACGCCTCCCCTGCACTGGCAGCAGCTGCGCTTTACCCAGCTGAGCACACTGCAGTTGTACGCGCTACTGCGCCTGCGCACGGACGTGTTCGTGGTGGAGCAGCAATGCGCCTACCCGGAACTGGATGGCAAGGATACCGATCCCGGCGTGCTGCATGTGCTGGGTACCACCCACACAAGCGCGCTGGCGGCCTACCTGCGCGTGCTGCCGCCGGGACTGAGTTACGCCGAACCCAGCATCGGCCGCGTGGTCGTTGCGGCCGCGTCTCGCGGCACCGGCTTGGCGCACGCCTTGTTGCGCGAGGGCATCGGCCTGGTGCATACGCACTGGCCGGGCAGCGCGATCCAGCTGGGTGCACAGGCGCATCTGCAATCGTTCTACGCGGCGCATGGATTTGCGCCGTCGTCCGCGCCGTATCTGGAAGACGGCATCCCACATCTCGACATGCTGCGCCCTGCCGGCGCGGCCACGATGGAGTCCACATGA
- a CDS encoding DUF484 family protein, whose amino-acid sequence MSDNTDKFSAHEVATWLRRHPTFLKQFPDLAVSLLVPRDDGPTASLATYQLEVLRDKNRELSRRLHELGSNAQVNERLAVRTHQLTLALMRQTTAADTLKAMAASLAEDFNGELVRLVVLAPVAGLNADWLQVIAADDARLAPFRDCLSDGEPICGRLQAEKHALLYAEQADAVQSTALLPLPGVGLIAVGSSDANRFYPGMGTLFLRMMGESLGVALQRFTA is encoded by the coding sequence ATGAGCGACAACACGGACAAGTTCAGTGCGCACGAGGTCGCAACGTGGTTGCGTCGCCATCCCACCTTTCTCAAGCAATTCCCCGATCTGGCGGTGAGCCTGCTGGTGCCGCGCGACGATGGTCCTACCGCGTCGCTGGCGACCTATCAGCTGGAAGTGTTGCGCGACAAGAACCGCGAGCTGTCGCGGCGCCTGCACGAGCTGGGCAGCAATGCGCAGGTCAATGAGCGGCTGGCGGTGCGCACCCACCAACTCACGCTGGCACTGATGCGCCAGACCACGGCCGCCGATACGCTCAAGGCGATGGCTGCGTCGTTGGCAGAAGATTTCAACGGTGAGCTGGTGCGGCTGGTCGTGCTCGCGCCGGTCGCCGGCCTGAACGCGGATTGGTTGCAGGTGATCGCCGCCGACGATGCGCGCCTGGCCCCGTTTCGCGATTGCCTGAGCGATGGCGAGCCGATCTGCGGCCGGCTGCAGGCTGAAAAACACGCGCTGCTGTATGCCGAACAGGCGGATGCGGTGCAATCCACCGCGTTGCTGCCGTTGCCGGGTGTCGGCCTGATTGCGGTCGGCAGCAGCGATGCCAACCGGTTCTATCCCGGCATGGGCACCTTGTTCCTGCGCATGATGGGCGAGTCGCTGGGCGTGGCGCTGCAGCGTTTCACGGCGTGA
- the hslV gene encoding ATP-dependent protease subunit HslV produces the protein MDPSQNPNIVHATTIISVRRGGHVAVAGDGQVTLGHTVMKGNARKVRRLGREGQVLAGFAGAAADAFTLFELFEAKLDKHGQLTRAAVELAKDWRTERRLGKLEALLAVADKETSLIISGTGDVIEPEDGIIAIGSGGSYALSAARALLAHTELDAKTIATEAINIAGDICIYTNRNVVVEEL, from the coding sequence ATGGACCCCAGCCAGAATCCCAACATCGTTCACGCCACCACCATCATTTCGGTTCGGCGTGGTGGGCACGTCGCCGTCGCGGGCGATGGCCAGGTCACGCTCGGCCACACCGTCATGAAGGGCAACGCGCGCAAGGTGCGCCGGCTCGGTCGCGAGGGTCAGGTCCTGGCCGGGTTTGCCGGTGCCGCCGCCGATGCGTTTACGCTGTTCGAACTGTTCGAAGCCAAACTCGACAAGCATGGGCAATTGACCCGTGCCGCCGTGGAGTTGGCCAAGGATTGGCGCACCGAGCGCCGCCTGGGCAAGCTCGAAGCGTTGCTTGCGGTCGCCGATAAAGAAACCTCGTTGATCATCAGCGGCACCGGCGATGTGATCGAACCGGAAGACGGCATCATCGCCATCGGTTCCGGCGGCTCGTACGCCTTGTCGGCCGCCCGCGCGCTGCTGGCGCACACCGAGCTCGATGCCAAGACCATCGCCACCGAAGCGATCAATATCGCTGGCGATATCTGCATCTATACCAATCGCAACGTGGTGGTCGAGGAGCTGTGA
- the xerC gene encoding tyrosine recombinase XerC, with the protein MSSVEGFLAYLQVERQVSAHTLDAYRRDLAALLSWAAEHKDATGAAVGLDVAQLDSAQLRQFVAAEHRRGLSAKSLQRRLSACRSYYAWLLKHGRIAASPAAALRAPKAPRKLPQVLDADEAVRLVEVPTDAPLGLRDRALLELFYSSGLRLSELCALRWRDLDLASGLVMVLGKGGKQRLVPVGSHAIAALRQWQRDSGGRAETHVFPGRAGGAISQRAVQIRIKQLAVRQGMFKDVHPHMLRHSFASHILESSGDLRGVQELLGHSDIATTQIYTHLDFQHLAKVYDAAHPRAKRKKSTD; encoded by the coding sequence ATGTCCTCGGTCGAAGGATTTCTGGCGTATCTGCAGGTCGAACGTCAGGTGTCGGCGCACACGCTGGATGCGTATCGGCGCGATCTTGCCGCGTTGCTGAGCTGGGCAGCCGAGCACAAGGATGCTACGGGTGCCGCGGTCGGGTTGGACGTCGCACAGCTGGACAGCGCGCAGCTGCGTCAGTTTGTTGCGGCAGAACACCGGCGCGGCCTGTCCGCCAAGAGCCTGCAGCGGCGCCTGTCTGCATGCCGCAGCTATTACGCCTGGTTGCTCAAGCACGGCCGTATCGCGGCCAGCCCCGCGGCGGCGTTGCGGGCGCCCAAGGCGCCGCGCAAGTTGCCGCAGGTGCTCGATGCCGATGAGGCCGTGCGCCTGGTCGAGGTTCCGACGGATGCGCCGCTGGGCTTGCGCGATCGCGCATTGCTGGAACTGTTCTATTCGTCGGGGTTGCGCTTGAGCGAGCTCTGCGCATTGCGCTGGCGCGATCTGGATCTGGCCAGCGGCCTGGTGATGGTGCTGGGCAAGGGCGGCAAGCAGCGCCTGGTGCCGGTGGGTTCGCATGCGATTGCGGCCTTGCGCCAATGGCAGCGCGACAGCGGCGGACGTGCCGAAACGCATGTCTTCCCCGGGCGCGCCGGCGGTGCGATTTCGCAGCGTGCGGTGCAGATCCGCATCAAGCAATTGGCCGTGCGCCAGGGCATGTTCAAGGACGTGCACCCGCATATGCTGCGGCACAGTTTTGCCAGCCATATCCTGGAGTCGTCGGGCGATCTGCGCGGTGTGCAGGAGCTGCTCGGTCATTCCGATATCGCCACCACGCAGATCTACACGCACCTGGATTTCCAGCACCTGGCCAAGGTCTACGACGCCGCGCATCCGCGTGCCAAGCGCAAGAAGTCTACCGACTGA
- the dapF gene encoding diaminopimelate epimerase produces the protein MSADGRSERLRFTKMHGAGNDFVVLDLRDGTPPPDAALAARLADRHFGVGCDQILTIEAPRSEGAVAAYGIWNSDGSAARQCGNGARCVAAWLVRDGTAQGERFLIDSPVTAHAVEQVDAGTYAVAMGVPQFEPTQIPLAGFAHARDEYSLPVHGETVRFGAVSMGNPHAVLEVGRVDAAPVERVGSLLQQNAAFPNSVNVGFAQVVDPTHVRLRVFERGVGETLACGSGACAAAVVLMQRGRVERDVRVSLPGGELQIRWPDDAQEVVMSGPAVFVFDGEWN, from the coding sequence ATGAGCGCTGACGGTCGCAGCGAGCGTCTGCGTTTCACAAAAATGCATGGCGCCGGCAACGATTTCGTGGTGCTGGACCTGCGCGACGGCACGCCGCCGCCGGATGCTGCGCTGGCAGCGCGCCTGGCAGATCGACACTTCGGGGTCGGCTGCGATCAGATCCTGACCATCGAAGCCCCGCGCAGCGAAGGCGCAGTGGCGGCCTACGGCATCTGGAATTCCGACGGCTCGGCCGCGCGTCAATGCGGCAACGGCGCGCGCTGCGTCGCGGCCTGGCTGGTGCGTGATGGAACCGCGCAGGGCGAGCGCTTCCTCATCGACAGCCCGGTCACCGCACATGCGGTGGAGCAGGTGGATGCGGGAACGTATGCGGTGGCCATGGGCGTGCCGCAGTTCGAGCCCACGCAGATTCCGCTGGCCGGCTTTGCGCATGCGCGCGACGAATACTCGCTGCCCGTGCACGGCGAGACGGTACGCTTTGGTGCAGTGTCGATGGGCAACCCGCATGCCGTGCTGGAGGTTGGCCGTGTCGATGCCGCCCCGGTGGAGCGTGTGGGCAGCTTGCTGCAGCAAAACGCTGCATTCCCCAATTCGGTCAATGTCGGGTTCGCGCAGGTGGTGGATCCCACGCATGTGCGTCTGCGCGTGTTCGAGCGCGGCGTCGGCGAAACGCTGGCCTGCGGCAGCGGTGCGTGCGCGGCTGCGGTGGTGCTGATGCAGCGCGGCCGCGTCGAGCGCGACGTGCGCGTGTCGTTGCCCGGCGGCGAGCTGCAGATTCGCTGGCCCGACGATGCGCAGGAGGTGGTGATGTCCGGCCCGGCGGTGTTCGTCTTCGATGGAGAATGGAACTGA
- the hslU gene encoding ATP-dependent protease ATPase subunit HslU, translating to MPNSDTSTMTPREIVQELDRHIVGQHDAKRAVAIALRNRWRRMQLPEELRNEVMPKNILMIGPTGVGKTEIARRLATLANAPFVKVEATRFTEVGYVGKDVEQIIRDLADTSVKLYREQAKVRVRNQAEERAEDRILDALLPRRAAGIGFDPEAARNEPSSQDNDTRIKFRRMLRNGELDEREIELDVAINASMDIMTPPGMEEMGQQLRQMFSNLGSGKSQKRKLTIKAARPLLIEEEAGKLVNEDDVRAAAIEACEQHGIVFIDEIDKVAKRGEAGSNGGDVSREGVQRDLLPLVEGSNVSTKYGTVKTDHILFIASGAFHLAKPSDLIPELQGRFPIRVELTALTKADFVRILTEPKAALIKQYEALLQTEGVTLTFGADAVDRLAEIAAQVNERQENIGARRLHTVLERLLDVLSYEAPDRDGQSVTVDAAYVDAQLGELVQDPDLSRYIL from the coding sequence ATGCCAAATTCCGATACTTCAACCATGACTCCGCGCGAAATCGTGCAGGAGCTCGACCGTCATATCGTTGGCCAGCACGACGCCAAGCGCGCGGTGGCCATCGCGCTGCGTAATCGTTGGCGGCGCATGCAGCTGCCCGAAGAGCTGCGCAACGAGGTGATGCCCAAGAACATCCTGATGATCGGCCCGACCGGCGTCGGCAAGACCGAGATCGCGCGACGTCTGGCAACCTTGGCCAATGCGCCGTTCGTCAAGGTGGAAGCCACGCGCTTTACCGAAGTGGGTTACGTCGGCAAGGACGTGGAGCAGATCATCCGCGATCTGGCCGATACCTCGGTCAAGTTGTACCGCGAGCAGGCCAAGGTGCGTGTGCGCAACCAGGCCGAAGAACGTGCCGAAGATCGCATCCTGGATGCGCTGCTGCCACGCCGCGCAGCCGGTATTGGCTTCGATCCGGAAGCCGCGCGCAACGAGCCGTCGTCGCAGGACAACGATACCCGCATCAAGTTCCGCCGCATGCTGCGCAATGGCGAGCTGGACGAGCGCGAAATCGAACTGGACGTCGCGATCAACGCCAGCATGGACATCATGACCCCGCCGGGCATGGAAGAAATGGGCCAGCAGCTGCGCCAGATGTTTTCCAACCTGGGCAGCGGCAAGTCGCAGAAGCGCAAGCTCACCATCAAGGCAGCGCGCCCGCTGTTGATCGAAGAAGAAGCCGGCAAGCTGGTCAACGAAGACGACGTGCGTGCAGCGGCGATCGAAGCCTGCGAGCAGCACGGCATCGTGTTCATCGATGAAATCGACAAGGTCGCCAAGCGCGGCGAAGCCGGTTCCAACGGCGGCGATGTGAGTCGCGAAGGTGTGCAGCGCGATCTGCTGCCGCTGGTGGAAGGCTCCAACGTGTCGACCAAGTACGGCACGGTCAAGACCGACCATATCCTGTTCATTGCCTCCGGCGCCTTCCATCTGGCAAAGCCCAGCGATCTGATTCCGGAGTTGCAGGGGCGCTTTCCGATCCGGGTGGAACTGACCGCGCTGACCAAGGCCGATTTCGTGCGCATCCTCACCGAGCCCAAGGCCGCGTTGATCAAGCAGTACGAAGCCTTGCTGCAGACCGAAGGTGTCACGCTGACCTTCGGCGCGGACGCTGTCGACCGCCTGGCCGAGATCGCCGCGCAGGTCAACGAGCGGCAGGAAAACATCGGTGCGCGGCGTCTGCACACGGTGTTGGAGCGTCTGCTCGATGTGCTGAGCTACGAGGCGCCGGATCGCGACGGTCAGAGCGTCACCGTCGATGCGGCCTATGTCGATGCGCAGCTCGGCGAGCTGGTGCAGGATCCGGACCTGAGCCGCTACATCCTCTGA
- a CDS encoding DUF1203 domain-containing protein — MATFRLTGLDPALFTHLHGLDDAALASHQAVRVIADADHGFPCRVSLQDARAGEPLLLLPYLHQPADSPYRASGPIFVRSAATPAQLQPDAVPPAIRSRLISLRSYDHRDHLVAAEVCAGEQVAAWLRHCLDDRQIAYVHLHHARQGCYACRAERVG, encoded by the coding sequence ATGGCCACCTTCCGTCTGACCGGACTCGATCCGGCCCTGTTCACCCACCTGCATGGACTCGACGATGCTGCGCTGGCAAGCCATCAGGCCGTGCGCGTGATCGCCGATGCCGACCATGGGTTTCCCTGTCGCGTCAGCCTGCAGGATGCGCGCGCGGGTGAACCGCTGCTGTTGTTGCCCTACCTGCATCAACCCGCCGACTCGCCCTACCGCGCCAGCGGGCCGATCTTCGTCCGCAGTGCGGCGACACCGGCGCAGCTGCAGCCCGATGCGGTACCACCGGCGATCCGCTCACGGCTGATATCGCTACGTAGCTACGATCATCGTGATCATCTGGTCGCCGCCGAGGTGTGCGCAGGGGAACAGGTTGCCGCGTGGCTGCGGCATTGCCTGGATGACCGGCAGATCGCCTACGTGCACCTGCACCACGCACGCCAGGGCTGTTACGCGTGCCGTGCGGAACGTGTGGGGTGA
- a CDS encoding nucleoside deaminase translates to MITTPDYRALLDTAIAEARQGLAEGGIPIGAALYHNDGRLLGCGHNRRVQENDPSVHGETDAFRKAGRQRRYKDTIMVTTLAPCWYCSGLVRQFNIGTVVVGESVTFQGGIAWLREHGVNVIDLQSQDCIDLLGGYIAANPDVWNEDIGED, encoded by the coding sequence ATGATCACCACCCCCGACTACCGCGCATTGCTCGACACCGCCATTGCCGAAGCCCGCCAGGGCCTGGCCGAAGGCGGCATCCCGATCGGTGCTGCGCTGTATCACAACGACGGGCGCCTGCTCGGCTGCGGCCACAACCGCCGCGTGCAGGAGAACGACCCGTCCGTGCATGGCGAAACCGATGCCTTCCGCAAGGCTGGCCGTCAGCGCCGTTACAAGGACACCATCATGGTCACCACGCTGGCGCCGTGCTGGTACTGCAGCGGACTGGTGCGCCAGTTCAACATCGGCACCGTGGTGGTGGGCGAGTCGGTCACTTTCCAGGGCGGCATCGCCTGGCTGCGCGAACACGGCGTCAACGTCATCGACCTGCAAAGCCAGGACTGCATCGACCTGCTGGGCGGCTATATCGCGGCCAATCCGGACGTGTGGAACGAGGATATCGGCGAGGACTGA